The genomic window CGACAGGGCCCGTGGGTATCCGCGGGTGTCGAAAGCAAGGTCGTCGGACACAATGGTCACGCCGCGGCCGTCGACGTCGAGGTGACGGGCCAACTCGTCGGCCAGCACCGGCCCCAGGAACGGTGTGTCCACCAGCCGGCGACCGAATTCCTCGGCGACGATGGCCACTTCGACACCGGATGCGCCGTCTGATCGCAGTGCCCGCCAACCCGTGGCTCGAAGTTGCTTGTCCAGCCGGGCAATTCGGCTCTCGTCGGCGAGGTCAGACACCGCCGCCGGACCCAGATCGTCGGCCAGCTTGGCGGCGGCGTCCCGAAGCTGCTGTTGCTCAGTGGTTAGACGGACATCCATACAGCTCCTTGAGCACTCGGCGCAGCACTTTGCCCGACGGCAAGCGGGGAATGTCGGGCACGAACACCACCCGGCTCAGGCGTTTGTAGGACGCCAGCCTGGCTTCCACCCGAGCCGCCAGTTCGGCGGCCTCGACCGATGCCTGCGTGGCGACGGCGGCCACCACGGCTTCCCCGTTGGCGCCGTCGGGGACACCGAAGACCGCGCAATCGCGGACGGCCGGGTGCCCGTGCAGCACGGTTTCGATCTCGGCGGGTGCCACTTGAAAGCCGCGCACCTTGATCATCTCTTTGAGCCGGTCGGTGATGCGCAGACAACCGTTGCGGTCCAGCCATCCGACGTCCCCGGTCCGGTACCAGCCCTGCTGCATGGCCTCGGCGGTGGCTTCGGCCGGCAAGTAACCGGCCATCAGGGACGCCGATCGCGCCTGGATCTCGCCGACTTCGCCGGCGGCCACGGGCCGGCCGGTGTCCAGCGACACGATGCGCAGCTGCACTCCCGGCACCGCCGGGCCCACGGTGTCCAACCGGGACCCGACCAACGGATTGCACGCGATCACCGGCAGCTCCGTGGTGCCGTATGCCGGAACCCAACCGATGCCCGTGCGCCGGGTCACCGTCTCGGCGATGCTCGCGGTGACCGGCGTGGCACCCCACATGATGAAGCGCAGCGACGACAGGTCATACGACTCCAGATCGGGGTGCGCAGCGATGGCCAGAGCTATCGGGGCCACCGCCATTTCCACGGTGATGCGGTCGGTTTCGATGTGCCGCAGCATCCGGCCGATGTCGAAGCGCGGATGCAGCCGCAGCCAGGCCCGCGAGCGCAGTGCGGTGAGGATGTTGAGCAGGCCGAGGATGTGCGAGGGCGGTGTGGCGACCTGAATGCGGTCGCGAGCGGTCAGGTGCAGCGCGTCGCGCCACTGGCGCACCGCGACATCCAGCGACGAGTGGGTGTGGCGAACCGCCTTCGGCAGCCCGGTGGTACCGGAGCTGAACACCAGCAGGGCGTCGTCGTGCGCCGCTGGCGGACCGGACGTGGCGTGCACCGGTGTGATGGGTTCGTCGAGGTCCAGCATCGGCATCATGCCGGCGAGGACGGGATGATCGCCGATCGCGTGAGCGGGATCGGTCACCCCCAGCGCGTGGTCCACCTCGTCGGGTTTCCAGGCGGGGCTGATCAGGACCGCGGCGGCGCCGAGACGCCAGATCGCCAGCACCGCGGCCACGAATTCCGGCCGGTTGGAGGACATCACCGCGATGCGCTGTCCCGGCCCGGCCCCCCGGTCAGACAACGACGTGGCCAGCCCGGAGGCCAGCGCGTCGAGCTCCGGCAGGCTGAACTGCCGTTCTTCGAACGCGAGCGCGGCCGGCTCGGTCACGTCCCGTTCCTCTCCGAGCTTGTGAGAAGGTGCTGAGAAGATCCTATCGGTTGATGAGAATAGTATTCTCTATACTGAAGAACGCAAGTACAGGTGATCCGAGAGGGCGGTCATGACCGATGGCGGCATGGTGACGATTCACCTCGACCGCAAGAAAGTCACGGTCCCGCTGGTTCCGGGCGAGACGCTGCTGGAAAGCGCCCGGCGGGCAGGACTGGATCCACCGTTCAACTGCGAGGCCGGCAACTGCGGGACCTGCATGGCGCGCCTCGTCGAGGGCACCGCCACCATGCGGGTCAACGACGCGCTCGAAGACGACGAAGTGGCCGAGGGCTACATTCTGACCTGCCAGGGCGTACCCGATCAGGCGCCGATCACCGTGCGCTACGAATAGCCAGAGGAGAGGCGGCGAGCATGGCCAAAGGGATCATCTATGTCGAGAGTTTTCCTAGTTCGCCCGACCGCGACGAGGAATACAACACCTGGTACAACGAGGTCCATCTGAAGGAACTCGTCGCCCTGGACGGCATCGTGTCGGCCCGCCGCCTGCGTCCGGTGGACGGTGACGGACCCTACGTGGCCCTCTATGAGGTCGAAGCCGACGACCTGCCGTCGGTGCTGCAGAACATGCTCGACAATGCCGGTCAATTACACATGTCCGACGCCTTGCAATTCGATCCGCCGCCGGTGATGCGGCTTCTCGAGGTGACCACCGAGTACCACCCCGGCGGGTAGCTCATTCTCGCGCGGCGTCATCCAACGCCGGCGGCGGCCGATACTCAGGCTGGTAGCCGGAGATGTGGATCGGGCTTCCGACCAGGCGTAGATCCCCCGCTGACACAACGACTTCCGGCGTGGCTTGCAACGCTTCGGGCAGGGTCCGCACCGCGGCGGCCGGAACCCCGAGCGGGCGTAGCCGAGCTTCCCAATTCGCCGCCGTGTCGGTCGCCAGCATCGCTGTCACCACGCCAAGCACTTCGTCGCGGCGTGCCACGCGCTCGGCCATCGTTTCGAAGCCGCCGATGCCGGCTTCGGTGGCGAACGACTTCCAGAAGCCGTCATGGGTGATGAACAGCGCCAGATATCCCTCCGAGGTCGGGAAGAGTTGCGCGGGAACGTAGTACGAGTGCGCTCCGAATGGCCGCCGGTGCGGCTCGATGCCGTCGTTGAGGTACGCAGACGCGTGATAGTTCAATTGGGACAGCATCACGTCGCGCAGTGACACGTCGACCTGTCCACCCGTCCCCGAAATGATCTTGGCCAAAAGCCCCAGTGCCGCGCACATTCCGGTGGAGTTGTCCGCCGAAGAGTAGCCGGGAAGCGTCGGCGGACCGTCGGGATCGCCGGTCAGGGCGGCGACACCGAAGGCCGCCTGGATCACGTAGTCGAAGGCCGGGTCGTCACCGGCATGCAGACCGAAGCCGGTGATGGCTACACAGACGATCCGCTCGTTGTACTGCCGCAGCGTCTGATAGGAGAGCCCCAACCGGTGAATGGCCGACGGTTTCAGGTTCACCAGAAGCGCATGCGATCGGCTCACCAGCTGGTGCAGATTCTCCTGTCCGGCTGCGGAATTCAGGTCCAGGCAGACGCTCGACTTGTTGCGGTTGAGACTGCCGAAGTAACTGCTGCCGACCCCGCGCGAGATTTCCCCGCCGAGCGGTTCGATCTTGACGACTTCGGCGCCCAAATCGGCGAGCAGCATGGTGGCATACGGCCCGGCCAGCATGGTGCCGACCTCGAGAATGCGTATTCCGGCCAGCGGACCGGTGGGTGTCACCGCAACTCCGTCGCCAACGCGGCGATCATTTCGCGGGTGCGGCGCTTCGAGGCGATCAGTTCGTCGCGATTGTCGCCGATGGGCAGCAGCCGTACCGAGAGGTCCGTCAGCCCGGCGTCGGCGAATCGACGGAAACGCGCCAGAATCGCCTTCTCGTCACCGGCCGCGCAGATGTCGCCGACGTCGCGGGCGTCGCCGTAACCCAGCAACCGCTGGTAGTTCGGGGAGACTTCGGCCTCGCCGAGGATGCGATTGGCGCGCTCCCGCGCGGCATCGACTTCGCCTGCCGCACAAAGGCATACCGGTATGCCGGCGACGATGCGTGGCGCGGGGCGTCCGGCATTGTCGGCGGCCTTGGTGATGCGTGGGACGACGTGCTCGGCCACGGCGCGTTCGTCGGCCATCCACAACACGGTGCCGTCGGCCCGCTCGCCGGCGATGGTCAGCATGACCGGTCCGAGCGCGGCGATCAGCACCGGCAGTGGCGCAACCGGTGCCAGGTCCAGCGGGTTGTGGACGCGGAAGGTCTCGTTTTCCACGTCGACCGGTCCGGGATTGGCGAAGGCGGCGGTCAGCACTTCGAGGTAGTCCCGGGTGTACGCGGCCGGCCGCTCGTAAGGAATGCCGAGCATGTCGTCGACGATCCAGTGATGCGATGGCCCGACGCCGAGAACCAGGCGGCCACCGGTGGCCGCGTGCGCGGACAGGGCTTGACGCGCCAATGCAATCGGGTGCTGAGCTTGCAGCGGAACCACCGCGGTGCCCAGCTCGATCCGGCTGGTGCGCGTGGCCATCAAGGCTACGGCGAGCATCGCGTCGAAGTCGTTGGGGATCTGGGGGATCCAGGCGGTGTCCAGCCCGGCCGTCTCCGCCCAGTCGATGTCGGCGAGCATCCGACTGACCTTGCGGGCGGAGTCGCCGCGCTCAGGTCCGATCATCACTCCGAGGCGCATGGGTTCTCCTCGATCGGTTGCGCGGTACCGGTCAGCGCGCGGATGTCGCGCACCAGGGTGTCCAGCGATGTCCCAGTGGGGAATACGGCGGCGGCACCGGCGTCCAGCAACTTGGGCACGTCGGCGTGCGGAATCGTTCCGCCGACCACGACGGCGATGTCGGCCGCATCGGCGGCCCGTAACGCCTCGATGGTGCGCACGGTGAGCGCCAGGTGCGCACCGGACAGAATGCTCAAGCCGACCACGGCCACGTCCTCTTGCACGGCGATCGAGGCGATGTCCTCGATGCGCTGCCGAATACCGGTGTAGATGACCTCGAAGCCGGCGTCGCGCAACGTGCGTGCCACGATCTTGGCGCCGCGGTCATGTCCGTCGAGTCCGGGTTTGGCAATCAGGACGCGGGTCGCCATCGTCAGAACACCACCGGCTGCACGAACTCACCCCAGACCGCCTTGAGGGCGGAGACCATCTCGCCGACCGTGCAGTAGGCGTTGGCGCAGTCGATGAGCTTGTGCATCAGGTTGTCGGTGCCTTCGGCGGCGCGGGACAACTCGGCCAAAGTGGATTGCACTGCACCACTGTCTCGTTCGGCTTTGATTTTGGTGAGTCGTTTCAGCTGCAAGTCGCGCCCTTCGGCGTCGAGTTCGTAGGTGACGATATCGGGTTCGGGCTCTTCGGAGACGAACCGGTTCACCCCGACGACCGGACGGGTGCCGCCTTCGACCTCCTGATGGATGCGGAAGGCTTCATCGGCAATCAGGCCCTGCAAGTACCCGTCTTCGATGGCGCGGACCATGCCGCCGTGCTGCTCGAGGTCGGCCATGATCTCGACGATGCGGGCTTCGGTGGCGTCGGTGAGCGCTTCGACGAAGTACGACCCGCCCAGGGGGTCGGCCACGTTGGCCACGCCGGTCTCGTACGCCAGGATCTGTTGGGTGCGCAGCGCCAGGGTGGTCGACTCTTCGGTGGGCAATGCGAAGGGCTCATCCCAGGCCGCGGTGAACATCGACTGGACGCCGCCCAACACCGCCGCCATTGCTTCGTAGGCGACCCGAACGACGTTGTTGTGGGCTTGCGGGGCATACAGCGACGCGCCGCCGCACACGCAGCCGAAGCGGAACATCGACGCCTTGTCTTTGGTGGATCCGTAGCGTTCCCGCACGATCGTGGCCCAACGCCGCCGCCCCGCACGGTATTTGGCGATCTCCTCGAAGAAGTCGCCGTGGGTGTAGAAGAAGAACGAGATCTGCGGCGCGAATTCGTCGATGGTCATCCGGCCGCGTTCGACCACCGTGTCGCAGTAGGTGACGCCGTCGGCCAGGGTGAATGCCATCTCCTGGACCGCAGTGGCTCCGGCATCGCGAAAGTGCGCCCCTGCCACCGAGATCGCGTTGAATCTGGGCACTTCGGCCGCGCAGAACTCGATGGTGTCGGCGATGAGCCGCAATGACGGTTCCGGCGGCCAGATCCAGGTGCCGCGCGAGGCGTATTCCTTGAGGATGTCGTTCTGGATGGTGCCGGTGAGTTTGGCGCGCGGGATTCCTTTGCGCTCGGCGGCCGCGACATAGAAGGCCAGCAGGATCGCCGCGGTACCGTTGATCGTCATGCTCGTGCTGATCTTGTCCAGCGGGATTCCGTCGAACAGGATCTCAGCGTCGGCCAACGTGTCCACCGCGACACCAACCCGCCCGACCTCTTCACCGAAGTCGGGATCGTCGGAGTCGTAGCCGCACTGGGTAGGCAGGTCCAGCGCCACCGAAAGCCCGGTTCCGCCTTGGTCCAACAGGTAGCGATAGCGACGGTTGGACTCCTCGGCGGTCCCGAACCCCGAATATTGCCGGAACGTCCACAGCTTGCCGCGGTAGCCGGACGCGAAGTTGCCCCGGGTGAACGGGAACTGCCCAGGGGGCGGCGGTTCCGCGCTCCTGTCTTCCGGCCCGTATACCGGCGCGAGCGGAATGCCGGACGGGGTCTGGGCTGCGTTATCCATCAGTGCATAACGTACTTGCAAAAAAAGAGAATGCCAATACCATACGCTGAGCTGGCGAAACAGCCAAAATCACCACCTGCGGGCGGCGCCGCTCAAGCCGCTCAGGTCACCCGGCAGAGGATCTCTCCATGGGGCACGGCCAGCCACCCGTCGGCGGCGGCCGTCCAGTCCCGCCACGCCGCCGCGACGTCCTGCAGATCTGTCTCCGTCGCCAGGCCGGAGTCGACCAGCTGCCGAGAAAGATCGGACTGCACGATGCGGTCGGCCCACATACCGCCCCACCACTGCCGGTCCTGCTCGGTCGCGAAGCACCAGAGGCTGCCGGTCGGCGTCACGTCATCGAAGCCGGCCTGCAACGCCCAGGACAGCAACCGCCGGCCCGCGTCGGGTTCACCACCGTTGGTGCGATGCGCCCGTTGGTACAGGTCGAGCCAACGGTCGAGCGCCGGAAGCTGCGGGTACCAGATGAAGCCCGCGTAGTCGGCATCGCGAGCCGCGACCACCCCACCCGGCGCGCACACCCGCTTCATCTCCCGCAGCGCTTGCACCGGGTCGGCGACATGCTGCAGCACCTGATGAGCGTGGACGATGTCGAAGGTGTCGTCAGGGAAGTCCAGCGAATGCACGTCGGAGGTCACGAACGAAATGTTGGACACGCCCTGCCGTTCGGCTTCCGCCCGTGCCAGAGCAAGAGCGTCGTCGGCTTGTTCCACGGCCGTGACGACTCCCGGCGCGATTCGGGCCGCCAAGTCGACCGTGATGGTGCCTGGGCCGCAACCGATGTCGAGCAGCGACAAACCCGGCTGCAGGTGCGGCAACAGGTAGGCGGCCGAGTTGTTCGCGGTGCGCTGCCGGTGGCTGCGCAACACCGACTCGTGGTGGCCATGGGTATAGACGGCGCGGCGTTCGCTCATGAGACGCCAGCCTACCGCGCTTTTCAGGATATGAGATATGCATCTCGCATTCTGAGATCAGTTGACTGGGACATCGAGGATCGCGCGGTCGACCGCGGCACCGGGTCCGTCGAAATGCCACCACTCTCCGGAGTAGACCGACAGCCCGCCGTACTTCATGGCGTCGCGCAGCCGCGCCCGGTTGCCCTGCGCTTCGGGGCTCACGTTCTGGGTGGCGAATGCTGTTGCGCGCGGGGAGAAGTCGTCGAAGTCTGTGCCCATGTCGGCCAGGCACAAGCCGGACACGTGACGCTCGGCCGGGCATTGTGGCAGCATGCTGGTGAAGGTGACGTCGACCGAGCGACCGGACTCGTGACTGTGTGCGTACTGACCGGGCCGGGCCACCCACGCGGGATTGGGCACGATCTTGAACATCTTGACCTGAACGTCGTGTGGGCGGTAGCAGTCCCAGAACACCAGCACGTGCCCTTGCGGTCGCAATGCCGCCGCGGCCGCGGCAAGCCCCGGCGCCAGATCTTGATGCACCAGGCAGCGGGCGTCGGCGGGATACAACTGCGTGTGCGTGAAGTTGTTGGTCGTCGCGTATCGCAGATCGATGAGGGCGTCGGGAACCACGGTTCGCGCGTCGACGAATCCGGCTGCGCGTGCGGCGTCGCTTACCGGCGGTACGTCCGCGCTGGCCGCAGCGGCGCCCGCGCCGAAAGGTGCGAGCAGGGCTACCGACACGACGAACCGGCTCAACAGGCGCACGCCTCAATTGTCACCGGGAGTCGGGCCGGAGAACGGGATTGGCGCGGCCGCTCAGGAAGGTTCGACGCTGGGTTCGGGAGTCGGCGCTTCACCGAATCGGGCCAGTACCAATGTTCCCAGGACCGCGACGGCGAAGCCTGCGACCACCATCCAGCCCAGACCCGCGCGGGTGAGGTCGCCGAACCACACCACGCCGATGAAGGCGGGCGCGATCGTCTCACCGACGACCATCCCGGCCACCGCAGTGGTCACCGACCCCCGTTGCAGAGCCGAGGTCAGCAGCAGGAACCCGGCGGCCCCGCCGGCGGCGGCCGCGTACAACGCCGGATGGGTGTAGAAGGCACCTTTGCGCGGATCGAAGGATTCGATCAGGCGCACACCGATCTCGACCACGCCGAAGCCGCTGCCGGCACACAGACCCAGGACGAGCGCTCGCGAGCGGTCACCGAGCCGGCCGGCACCCGCGCCGATGAGGAAGATCGCCGCATCGACGGCCAGCAGACCCCACTTGAGTCCGTGCGGTCCGTGCCGCGTGCCTTCGGGTCCGGCCGCAATGGCCAGCATGGTCAGGCCGGCGCAGACGACGCCGACGGCCGTCCATTCGGCCGGTGACAGCCGCGCCGACAGCATCCAGGCGGCCACGATGGCGGTGACGGCGATGGACGCGGCCAGCGCGGCCCCGACTACGTAGATGGGCACCAGGCGCAGTGCCGCCACCTGCAGCGCAAATCCGACGCCGTCCAAAGCCAGGCCCACGATGTAGCGCCATTGCCGCAGGGCGCGTATCAACAGCACCGCATCGACACCGGAGCCGCTGCCGGCTTCCACCGATCGGGTCGCCGCGGCCTGCAGCACCGACGCCGTTCCGTAACACACCGAGCAACCCAGGGCGAGGAGCAAACCGATCAGCACACATCGACCATACGGAGGCGACGGCGAGCGCCGGTGTCAGCGGACCCGATCGGTGGCGGTCTGCATGATGGTCGCGGCGATCCGGTCGGCCGGTTCGATGCCCAGCACGCCCACCGAGATCAAGACCGAGGATTTCGCCCGGTACAGATGGCTCCAGCCCTCGTCGGTGATGCGCACGGTGCCAGCATCGGGCCGATCGATCGTGAAGTCGTAATTGCTGTCGTGCAAAGCCGTACAGGCTTGCAACGCGGACTCCAGCTGGCCCAGCGCACCGCGCGCGGTGGTCGCGTCCGGGTAGATCGCGACCGCCTGGCTCACGGTTTGGATCATGGCGGGCCCGCCGGGTTTGAGGTCGTCGGTGATGCCGTGGTAACCGGCGCTGCGGAATTCCGACCAGCCGGCACCGAAGGTGAGATCGCTGATTCCCGCGGCACGGCACGGGCCTGGGGCGGTCAAGTCGGCCGGCGGCGGGTGACGCAGGTCGGCGTGGGAGTGGGCGGTCAGACCTTCGTGGTTGGCGATGCGCCGTACCTCTTCGACGCTGACGATCAACGAATCGGCATGTGTTCCCGCGACCGGGGGCTGCTTCGCGGCGGTGCCGTGGTGCGAGCAGGCGGCGATGGCACAGCTGACAACGAGGGCCGACCCGAGGGTCCGGGGGGAAATGGCGCTGCGCGTGGTTGCTTTCATCGTTGCTTCGGCAGCCTAGGGCGCAGGAACGGCCCGACAAGCCGAACCAGGTCGGGCACATAGCCTCTACATAGATTGGCCACCCGGCGGATGGCTTTGCCCTGCCTGGGAATTGGCTGGGTGAATTGCCGCTTGGGCACGGCGGCGTTCCCTTCGTGATAAAGATGGCCCCATGGGGGCGTACGTGCTGACGCAGCCGCAGCTGATGGCAGCGGCGGCAGCGGATATGGCGACACTGGGAACGACGATCAATCAGGCCGCTTCCGCCGCGGCAGCCCGGACGACCAGCGCGGTGGCGGCAGCCGCCGACGAGGTGTCTGACGCGATAGCCGCCCTGTTCAGCGGGTACGCCCGGGAGTGCCAGGCCGTCATCGGCCAGGCGGCAGCGTTCCACGGCGACTTCGTCCAAGCACTTGCCGCGGCCGGCAACGCCTACACCAGTGCCGAGGCCGCGGGGGTTACTGCGCTCGCCTCGCCGAACACCATCGCCCCGGCGCTGGCGAACACGGTCACGTTCGTCTTGGACGGCAGCGGAACACCCATACCGCCGGCAGACTTCATCACCAACGTCGTGGACAAGTACGTGCTCCCACATTTCCCTGCCGGCCTGGTGCAGGGCTTGGCGATGCCAGCCGGGGAATATCCCGATAGCGGTGTCAAAGATCTGCTGCAGAGCGTTTCGATCTCTCGCGGCGTGCAAATCTTGAACACCCAGATTCAGCAGCAACTCGCCGCGGGCAACGTCCTCAACATTGTGGGTTACTCGCAAGGCGCCAATATCGCTTCGCTGGAAATGCAGTTGCTGGATCCCACCGGCACGCCCAGCTCGCTGCCGATCAACTTTGTGCTGCTTGGCAATTCGATGACTCCCAATGGCGGCTGGGACGCACGCTTTCCGGGTCTGAGCCTGCCGACGCTGGGGTTCTCCACCCTGGGCGCGGCCCCGAGCAACAGCTTCAACACTTTGTCGTATGCCCTGGAATACGACGGCTGGGCCGACTTCCCGCGCTATCCGATCAATATCGTCTCCGACCTCAACGCGTTGGCGGGCATGGTCACGGTGCACACCGGTTATGCCGATTTGACGCCGGCGCAGATCGCGTCAGCCATCCAATTGCCCACGCAGGGGCCGAGCTTGACCACCTACTACATGATCCCGACGGAGAACCTGCCGTTGCTCGATCCGCTGCGGGCCATCCCGTTCGTAGGAACTCCGACCGCAGACTTCCTCAATCCGATTCTCAAGCCAATCGTCAACTGGGGCTACGGAGATCCGAACTTCGGCTGGTCCACCGGACCGGCCGACGTGCCCACCCCGTTCGGATTCCTACCGCCACTGAGCGACACCGTCGCACTGGGGCCCGCTTTGGCCAGCGGCTTCCAACAAGGAATAACCGCTGCGGCCACCGACCTCTTGGCGGGCGGGCCGCCCGCATTGCCGTCGCTGCACGACATTTCGGCTGCGTTGACGTCGTTGACCTCCGGAACGGGCGGCTTCACCCTGCCCACCGGCCCGCCGTCGATCACCGACCTCATCACCGGCTTAGAGACGGCGAACACGCAGATCGTCGGCACCGCCACCGCTGATCTGTCGACGGCTTACGCGACGCTATTGCCGACCGCGGATATCGCGACCGCGCTCGCGGTCTCGTTGCCGTCCTATGACGTCAACCTGTTCCTGAGCGGGATAGGCCAGATGGTGACCGGCCAGCCGATCGAGGGGCTGATCAACGCATTCGGGCTGCCGATTGCGGCCAACATGGGCTTGGTGCCCCTCACCGCAGGCCTGGAACTGACCGTCCTCGCCGAGGCGATCGATACCATCTTCACCGGGACGCCGTTTCCGAGTCCGTGAGCTGGGCACCCGGAGGTCAGTCTCGGTCCGACCATCTGAATACTGCGCGACAGGCGACCAGCCCGCCGATACTCCACGCCGTGAGCACGAGGAATATCCGCCAGTGCTCCCAACTACCGGCCGGTTCGAAGGCGGCCATTTCCGATGGCAACAGGACCGAGCGGAAACCCTGCGCCATCCATTTGACCGGGAAGACCGATCCCAGCGTCAACATCCACGTCGGTAGCGCGGTGATGGGAACGTAAGTGCCGGACAGAAATTGCAAGCCGATGGCCGGAGCATTGGTTATCGCCGCGGCCGACACCGCGTTACTTGCGAAGTTGCTGACGAAGATGCCCAACAACGAACAACTGACGACGCCGAGCACGAACACCCAGGAGAACGTGAACCACCCGAAAACGCTGGACGGCAACCGCAATTTGAAGACGAACACCCCCACCGCCAGCAGTACTACGGCCTCGGCGAGGCTGGCGATGGCAACCAGCGAGATCTTGCCGATGAAATAGGACGACGCGGTGGTCGGCGTCCCCCGAAACCGCCGCAAAGCGCCGGTGTCGCGGTCATAAGCGATGCTGATGCCGAGATTGATGAATGACGTCGAAAGGATGCCGTAAGCAAGGATGCTCGCCGAGAGAACGGCGCCGATGCTGGTATCGCTATGCGGCAGTTTGGTGGAGAAGATGGAGCCCAGCAGGATGCTGATCACCGCCGGCATGGAAAACGTCAGAGCCAACTGCTCGGGCCGGCGCACGAACATCTTGACTTCCGGAATGATTCGCGACAGTCCGATCCGCAGCGGGGACGGCAGGGCCGGCTGCTGATCCGCGGAGCGGTGTCGGGGCGGTGCGGCGCTGGGGGTGTGAACGCTGCCCGTCATGCCATCCCGATCAACTGCAGATAGGCGTCTTCCAGCGTGGGTCGGGTTACGGTCAGCCCGGCCAGTTCTGCCCCGCTATCGGAACGCTGCCTGATCAAATCGGTTGGGCGATCGGTCTTTTCCACGTGCACCTCGTCTCCCTCGATCCACCGGACCGTCGCGGCGGAACTGACATATCCGGTCAGTCGGATCGGTGAGTCGACGGCCACCACCCTGCCGCCCACGATCACCGCGACGCGGTCTGCCAGCGCGGCGGCTTCCTCGAGGTAGTGCGTGGTCAGCAGGATCGTCGTGCCGTCGGCTGACAGCAGC from Mycobacterium kubicae includes these protein-coding regions:
- a CDS encoding class I adenylate-forming enzyme family protein, translated to MTEPAALAFEERQFSLPELDALASGLATSLSDRGAGPGQRIAVMSSNRPEFVAAVLAIWRLGAAAVLISPAWKPDEVDHALGVTDPAHAIGDHPVLAGMMPMLDLDEPITPVHATSGPPAAHDDALLVFSSGTTGLPKAVRHTHSSLDVAVRQWRDALHLTARDRIQVATPPSHILGLLNILTALRSRAWLRLHPRFDIGRMLRHIETDRITVEMAVAPIALAIAAHPDLESYDLSSLRFIMWGATPVTASIAETVTRRTGIGWVPAYGTTELPVIACNPLVGSRLDTVGPAVPGVQLRIVSLDTGRPVAAGEVGEIQARSASLMAGYLPAEATAEAMQQGWYRTGDVGWLDRNGCLRITDRLKEMIKVRGFQVAPAEIETVLHGHPAVRDCAVFGVPDGANGEAVVAAVATQASVEAAELAARVEARLASYKRLSRVVFVPDIPRLPSGKVLRRVLKELYGCPSNH
- a CDS encoding 2Fe-2S iron-sulfur cluster-binding protein, yielding MTDGGMVTIHLDRKKVTVPLVPGETLLESARRAGLDPPFNCEAGNCGTCMARLVEGTATMRVNDALEDDEVAEGYILTCQGVPDQAPITVRYE
- a CDS encoding DUF4286 family protein, with translation MAKGIIYVESFPSSPDRDEEYNTWYNEVHLKELVALDGIVSARRLRPVDGDGPYVALYEVEADDLPSVLQNMLDNAGQLHMSDALQFDPPPVMRLLEVTTEYHPGG
- a CDS encoding CaiB/BaiF CoA transferase family protein encodes the protein MLAGPYATMLLADLGAEVVKIEPLGGEISRGVGSSYFGSLNRNKSSVCLDLNSAAGQENLHQLVSRSHALLVNLKPSAIHRLGLSYQTLRQYNERIVCVAITGFGLHAGDDPAFDYVIQAAFGVAALTGDPDGPPTLPGYSSADNSTGMCAALGLLAKIISGTGGQVDVSLRDVMLSQLNYHASAYLNDGIEPHRRPFGAHSYYVPAQLFPTSEGYLALFITHDGFWKSFATEAGIGGFETMAERVARRDEVLGVVTAMLATDTAANWEARLRPLGVPAAAVRTLPEALQATPEVVVSAGDLRLVGSPIHISGYQPEYRPPPALDDAARE
- a CDS encoding LLM class F420-dependent oxidoreductase — its product is MRLGVMIGPERGDSARKVSRMLADIDWAETAGLDTAWIPQIPNDFDAMLAVALMATRTSRIELGTAVVPLQAQHPIALARQALSAHAATGGRLVLGVGPSHHWIVDDMLGIPYERPAAYTRDYLEVLTAAFANPGPVDVENETFRVHNPLDLAPVAPLPVLIAALGPVMLTIAGERADGTVLWMADERAVAEHVVPRITKAADNAGRPAPRIVAGIPVCLCAAGEVDAARERANRILGEAEVSPNYQRLLGYGDARDVGDICAAGDEKAILARFRRFADAGLTDLSVRLLPIGDNRDELIASKRRTREMIAALATELR
- a CDS encoding cobalamin B12-binding domain-containing protein — its product is MATRVLIAKPGLDGHDRGAKIVARTLRDAGFEVIYTGIRQRIEDIASIAVQEDVAVVGLSILSGAHLALTVRTIEALRAADAADIAVVVGGTIPHADVPKLLDAGAAAVFPTGTSLDTLVRDIRALTGTAQPIEENPCASE
- a CDS encoding methylmalonyl-CoA mutase family protein, whose amino-acid sequence is MDNAAQTPSGIPLAPVYGPEDRSAEPPPPGQFPFTRGNFASGYRGKLWTFRQYSGFGTAEESNRRYRYLLDQGGTGLSVALDLPTQCGYDSDDPDFGEEVGRVGVAVDTLADAEILFDGIPLDKISTSMTINGTAAILLAFYVAAAERKGIPRAKLTGTIQNDILKEYASRGTWIWPPEPSLRLIADTIEFCAAEVPRFNAISVAGAHFRDAGATAVQEMAFTLADGVTYCDTVVERGRMTIDEFAPQISFFFYTHGDFFEEIAKYRAGRRRWATIVRERYGSTKDKASMFRFGCVCGGASLYAPQAHNNVVRVAYEAMAAVLGGVQSMFTAAWDEPFALPTEESTTLALRTQQILAYETGVANVADPLGGSYFVEALTDATEARIVEIMADLEQHGGMVRAIEDGYLQGLIADEAFRIHQEVEGGTRPVVGVNRFVSEEPEPDIVTYELDAEGRDLQLKRLTKIKAERDSGAVQSTLAELSRAAEGTDNLMHKLIDCANAYCTVGEMVSALKAVWGEFVQPVVF
- a CDS encoding methyltransferase domain-containing protein, giving the protein MSERRAVYTHGHHESVLRSHRQRTANNSAAYLLPHLQPGLSLLDIGCGPGTITVDLAARIAPGVVTAVEQADDALALARAEAERQGVSNISFVTSDVHSLDFPDDTFDIVHAHQVLQHVADPVQALREMKRVCAPGGVVAARDADYAGFIWYPQLPALDRWLDLYQRAHRTNGGEPDAGRRLLSWALQAGFDDVTPTGSLWCFATEQDRQWWGGMWADRIVQSDLSRQLVDSGLATETDLQDVAAAWRDWTAAADGWLAVPHGEILCRVT
- a CDS encoding M15 family metallopeptidase produces the protein MSVALLAPFGAGAAAASADVPPVSDAARAAGFVDARTVVPDALIDLRYATTNNFTHTQLYPADARCLVHQDLAPGLAAAAAALRPQGHVLVFWDCYRPHDVQVKMFKIVPNPAWVARPGQYAHSHESGRSVDVTFTSMLPQCPAERHVSGLCLADMGTDFDDFSPRATAFATQNVSPEAQGNRARLRDAMKYGGLSVYSGEWWHFDGPGAAVDRAILDVPVN